One window of Pirellulales bacterium genomic DNA carries:
- a CDS encoding PEP-CTERM sorting domain-containing protein encodes MSYSFRVCCAIIGTFLFVACATPVAEIHAASTFAQFTEATASSPQSPFPPGSSFGYADNGLGDAELGTVMDTGLGDPIPVNFNFLNQAGLPADLLGIQDATMTMTSSTTAPVVTGFGGTVGSQLFDGKGELQNVITFTRNTPAAEGFGAHTNLLTVTFTAQLTGMLGGQTASLTADTLTGFTVNYTSDFLNFSSNADANFALAFTSWLTPNEFAAIASSGPLAIDSTSQNFFAALATGAGSFAGGSSVSIPEPSTCVLAVLGLAFLGMAGRRRLKAK; translated from the coding sequence ATGTCATATTCGTTCCGTGTTTGTTGCGCCATTATCGGCACTTTTCTTTTCGTCGCGTGCGCCACTCCGGTTGCCGAGATCCACGCCGCTTCGACATTCGCGCAGTTCACTGAAGCAACCGCTTCGTCACCGCAAAGTCCGTTTCCTCCCGGCAGTTCCTTTGGCTACGCCGATAATGGGCTCGGCGATGCCGAACTCGGAACAGTCATGGATACCGGCCTGGGCGATCCCATTCCTGTCAATTTCAACTTCCTGAATCAAGCAGGTCTACCGGCCGACCTGCTGGGGATTCAAGATGCGACCATGACCATGACCTCGAGCACGACGGCTCCCGTCGTCACGGGCTTTGGCGGAACCGTGGGCTCGCAACTCTTCGACGGAAAGGGTGAATTGCAAAATGTCATCACCTTCACGCGCAACACGCCGGCCGCCGAAGGTTTCGGAGCGCATACCAATCTGCTGACCGTCACCTTTACGGCCCAGCTAACGGGCATGCTGGGGGGGCAAACCGCATCCCTCACCGCTGATACGCTGACCGGCTTTACCGTCAACTACACTTCAGATTTCCTGAACTTCTCGTCGAACGCCGACGCGAATTTCGCTTTGGCATTCACGTCGTGGTTGACCCCCAACGAATTTGCAGCGATTGCCAGTTCGGGCCCCTTGGCAATCGATAGTACGAGCCAGAACTTCTTCGCCGCATTGGCCACCGGCGCCGGCAGCTTTGCTGGAGGATCATCCGTGTCGATCCCCGAGCCCAGCACCTGCGTTCTCGCCGTCTTGGGTCTGGCATTCCTGGGAATGGCCGGACGGCGCCGATTGAAAGCGAAATAG
- the glgC gene encoding glucose-1-phosphate adenylyltransferase, which translates to MESVLAVVLAGGKGSRLEPLTRDRAKPAVPFGGAYRIIDFTLSNCLNSGLRKILVLTQYKAMSLDRHINLGWRNYACRELGEFIDVVPPQQRIDENWYQGTADAVYQNIYTLEKERPEYVVILAGDHIYKMDYLQLVNAHKQRKADVTVAALRVAASESRHFGVMQTEADGRIVGFQEKPAVPKTIPGDEQHILASMGIYVFTARFLFEQLCLDATRNHSSHDFGKDVLPGLVQTHRVWSFAFRDENRKRDAYWRDVGTLDAYFEANMDLVSVDPDLNMYDQRWPIRTYLPNLPPPKFVFAETGDDARRGQALDTIICAGSIVSGGSVMRSIIGTNCRINSFARVEDSILFEGVDIGRHAKVRRAIIDKGVHIPPGVEIGYDHEHDRARGFTVSEGGVIVIAKADGIEHFLEAEQIVS; encoded by the coding sequence ATGGAAAGCGTTTTGGCAGTCGTCCTGGCGGGGGGCAAGGGTTCTCGTTTGGAGCCGCTCACGCGTGATCGCGCGAAGCCGGCCGTCCCCTTCGGCGGCGCCTATCGCATCATCGATTTCACGCTGTCGAATTGCTTGAACAGCGGCTTACGCAAGATCCTCGTGCTCACGCAATACAAGGCGATGAGCCTGGACCGGCATATTAATCTTGGCTGGCGCAACTACGCATGCCGGGAGCTGGGCGAATTCATCGACGTTGTGCCGCCGCAACAGCGCATCGACGAGAATTGGTACCAGGGGACCGCCGACGCGGTCTATCAGAATATCTACACGCTGGAAAAAGAGCGGCCCGAATACGTCGTGATCCTGGCCGGTGATCACATCTACAAGATGGATTACCTGCAATTGGTCAACGCTCATAAACAGCGCAAGGCCGATGTGACTGTTGCGGCCCTGCGGGTGGCGGCCAGCGAATCACGCCATTTTGGCGTCATGCAGACCGAGGCGGACGGCCGCATTGTCGGCTTCCAGGAAAAGCCGGCGGTCCCCAAGACGATCCCCGGCGACGAGCAGCACATCCTGGCCTCGATGGGCATTTACGTATTCACGGCGCGCTTCTTGTTCGAGCAGTTGTGCCTGGACGCTACGCGCAATCACAGCTCGCACGATTTCGGCAAAGACGTTCTGCCGGGGTTGGTGCAGACCCATCGCGTGTGGTCGTTTGCGTTCCGGGATGAGAATCGCAAGCGAGACGCCTACTGGCGGGACGTCGGTACGCTGGACGCGTACTTCGAGGCGAACATGGACCTGGTCTCAGTCGATCCGGACCTGAACATGTACGACCAGCGTTGGCCGATTCGCACGTACTTGCCGAATTTGCCCCCGCCGAAGTTCGTGTTTGCCGAGACTGGCGACGATGCCCGCCGCGGGCAGGCCCTGGATACGATTATCTGTGCCGGCTCGATCGTTTCCGGCGGCAGCGTGATGCGGTCGATCATCGGCACGAATTGCCGCATCAACAGTTTTGCCCGGGTCGAGGATTCGATCCTCTTCGAAGGAGTAGACATCGGGCGTCACGCCAAGGTGCGCCGTGCGATCATCGACAAGGGAGTACACATCCCGCCCGGCGTCGAGATTGGCTACGACCACGAACACGATCGGGCCCGTGGCTTTACGGTCAGCGAGGGGGGCGTGATCGTGATCGCCAAGGCTGACGGGATCGAGCACTTTTTGGAAGCCGAGCAGATCGTGTCCTAG
- the asnB gene encoding asparagine synthase (glutamine-hydrolyzing) yields the protein MCGITGAVWTDVAKRIERYTLVAMTDAIRHRGPDDEGFYESSVAIPGSAHGAISVALGHRRLSIIDVAGGHQPLANEDGTIWIVFNGEIYNFRDLRRRLDGAGHQFKTDSDTETLVHLYEDEGVGFLEHIEGMFALAIWDGRKRQLVLARDRLGKKPLVYREEQGRVLFASELKSLLQVPDVPRDVDPAAVDEYLAYQYVPHPRTIFRGIRKLPPAHYAVYRDARLELGCYWRPDFTREVSRSAADYSNELRTLMSSAVEKRLQSEVPLGAFLSGGIDSSIIVALAQKLTREPVKTFSIGFPIAEFDETSYAREVARHLGTDHHEERVEPDCVDILPKLIWHYDEPFADSSAIPTYYVSQITRQHVTVALSGDGGDELFAGYRRYNAVALAGIFDQLPRAVRTLVTNDAWQRLPASPRQKSLVRQFKRFAAGLGESGHRRYFDWVSIFNERQRAALYSEEFIAQLPDADPFDFLENAFARCAGRDPVTAASLTDLVTYLPCDLMTKVDIASMAHGLECRAPFLDRQVVELAAAMPVSLKLRRGRGKRILMETFGPLLPKSLLTRSKMGFGVPLSHWFRNELRDLARDMLLDPATLRRGYFRPAAVRELVEDHLSGTFDHGYRLWSLLVFELWQRQWVDAVLPAAR from the coding sequence ATGTGCGGAATTACCGGGGCCGTCTGGACCGACGTCGCGAAGCGCATCGAGCGTTATACGCTCGTCGCAATGACCGACGCGATACGGCACCGCGGGCCGGACGACGAGGGTTTTTACGAATCGAGCGTTGCGATCCCTGGTTCGGCGCACGGCGCGATTAGTGTGGCCCTGGGGCACCGCCGCTTGTCGATCATTGACGTGGCAGGGGGGCACCAGCCACTCGCGAATGAAGACGGTACGATCTGGATCGTCTTCAACGGCGAGATTTACAACTTTCGCGACCTGCGGCGACGCCTCGACGGCGCCGGACATCAATTCAAGACCGACAGCGATACCGAAACGCTAGTTCATCTTTACGAGGATGAAGGGGTCGGTTTTCTCGAGCATATCGAGGGGATGTTCGCGCTCGCGATTTGGGACGGCCGCAAGCGGCAATTGGTGCTGGCCCGTGACAGGCTGGGAAAGAAGCCGCTGGTCTATCGTGAAGAGCAGGGCAGGGTCCTTTTCGCCAGCGAATTGAAGAGCCTGCTACAAGTCCCGGACGTGCCGCGCGATGTCGATCCCGCGGCCGTCGACGAGTACCTGGCCTACCAGTACGTACCGCATCCGCGCACCATTTTTCGCGGTATTCGTAAGCTGCCGCCGGCACATTACGCGGTTTACCGCGACGCCCGGTTGGAGTTGGGCTGCTATTGGCGCCCTGATTTTACGCGCGAGGTCAGCCGCTCAGCAGCCGACTACTCGAACGAACTGCGCACGTTAATGTCAAGCGCCGTGGAAAAACGCTTGCAGAGCGAAGTGCCGCTCGGCGCATTTCTTTCCGGTGGCATCGATTCATCGATTATCGTGGCGCTCGCGCAGAAATTGACGCGCGAGCCCGTGAAAACCTTTTCGATCGGCTTTCCCATCGCGGAGTTCGACGAAACCAGCTACGCGCGGGAAGTGGCCCGGCATTTGGGAACCGACCACCACGAGGAGCGCGTCGAACCAGACTGCGTCGATATCCTGCCCAAGCTGATTTGGCATTACGACGAGCCGTTCGCCGATAGCTCGGCAATTCCTACGTATTACGTTTCGCAAATCACGCGGCAGCATGTCACGGTGGCGCTTTCGGGGGACGGCGGTGACGAGTTGTTCGCCGGCTATCGACGTTATAACGCCGTGGCTTTGGCCGGCATTTTTGATCAATTGCCGCGCGCCGTCAGGACCCTGGTTACCAATGACGCCTGGCAGCGCCTGCCCGCGAGCCCACGGCAGAAATCCCTCGTGCGGCAGTTCAAGCGTTTCGCGGCCGGACTGGGGGAGTCGGGGCATCGGCGCTACTTCGATTGGGTATCGATCTTCAACGAGCGGCAGCGCGCGGCGCTCTATTCCGAGGAGTTCATCGCGCAACTGCCGGATGCCGATCCGTTTGATTTTCTGGAGAATGCTTTCGCGCGATGCGCTGGTCGGGATCCGGTCACGGCGGCCAGTCTGACCGACCTGGTGACCTATCTTCCGTGCGACTTGATGACCAAGGTCGACATCGCGTCGATGGCACATGGCCTGGAATGCCGCGCGCCGTTTCTTGATCGGCAGGTTGTAGAACTGGCCGCTGCGATGCCGGTCTCGCTGAAATTGCGGCGCGGGCGGGGAAAACGCATCCTGATGGAAACATTTGGCCCGCTGTTGCCAAAGTCGCTGCTGACGCGGTCGAAGATGGGTTTCGGCGTCCCGCTGTCGCACTGGTTCCGAAACGAGCTACGGGATCTTGCCCGCGACATGCTGCTCGATCCAGCGACATTACGGCGAGGTTATTTTCGTCCGGCCGCGGTCCGAGAACTCGTCGAGGACCACCTATCCGGCACATTCGATCACGGTTACCGATTGTGGTCGTTACTGGTTTTCGAGCTGTGGCAGCGCCAATGGGTGGACGCCGTCCTGCCGGCCGCCCGATAA
- the carB gene encoding carbamoyl-phosphate synthase large subunit translates to MPRRNDIQKILLVGSGPIVIGQACEFDYSGTQACKALREEGYEVVLVNSNPATIMTDPGTADRTYIEPLTWEIVAKVIEAERPDAILPTLGGQTGLNLAMDLHRHGVLEQYGVEMIGAKPDVIDKAENRRRFADAMRKIGLSVCRGETVHNLDEARRVQQMVGLPCIVRPSFTMGGSGSSIAYNREEFDSLVSYGLELSPIHEVLIEESIIGWKEYEMEVMRDVDDNVVIICSIENFDPMGVHTGDSITVAPAQTLSDKEYQRMRDASLAVIREIGVETGGSNIQFAIHPQNGRMIVVEMNPRVSRSSALASKATGFPIAKIAAKLAVGYRLHELPNDITRETMACFEPTIDYVVTKIPRFAFEKFPEANSTLTTQMKSVGETMAIGRTFKESFQKALRGLEVGSFGFGCDSKDLWGTVQQPTPEEIRAKLSIPNPDRVWYLRYAIKEGMTVEEIYDLTGIDPWFLDNLHGIVELEDELRSRGSLENVDDALLRTVKRAGFSDRQLSTILGTSEGDVRADRKRRGIVATFKSVDTCAAEFEAYTPYYYSTYEDEDETPAKRRGTKRIMVLGGGPNRIGQGIEFDYCCCHASYALKELGIESIMVNSNPETVSTDYDTSDMLFFEPLTTEDVLNICDRVQPDGVIVQFGGQTPLNLARALASCGVPIIGTSVDTIEDAEDREKFQRLLHRLDLRQPANAIARTMDEARVEAGKVGFPALVRPSYVLGGRAMEICYDQAQFERFVAEAFIVAQGQPVLIDRFLEDAIEVDVDAIADGERTIVAGIMEHIEEAGVHSGDSACALPAYSLPGPVLAEIREATQRLARQMQVKGLMNIQFAVKKEDNRLNIYVLEVNPRASRTVPFVSKATGMPLAKVAAKIMAGVTLAEQGYESDPIPSHVSVKESVFPFIKFSGVDIVLGPEMRSTGEVMGISDRFSIAFAKSQLAAGVLLPREGTIFLSLTTRTKRYVKPIGEKLTSLGFQIVATAGTARTLEENGIPVKIVKKLQEGHPNLLDFLIDGQIQLIINTPSGKGARTDEGRIRAAAVAHGVPCITTIPAAEAALRAMEALRDESLTVQALQDRFPAVAKEV, encoded by the coding sequence GTGCCTCGGCGTAACGACATTCAGAAGATTCTCCTGGTTGGTTCCGGCCCGATCGTGATCGGTCAGGCCTGCGAGTTCGATTACTCCGGCACGCAGGCCTGTAAGGCCCTGCGCGAGGAGGGGTACGAGGTCGTGCTGGTCAATTCGAACCCGGCCACGATCATGACCGACCCGGGCACCGCTGATCGCACCTATATCGAGCCATTGACCTGGGAGATCGTCGCCAAGGTGATCGAGGCCGAGCGGCCGGATGCCATCCTGCCCACGCTCGGCGGGCAGACCGGCCTGAACCTGGCCATGGACCTGCACCGGCACGGCGTGCTCGAGCAGTACGGCGTCGAAATGATCGGGGCGAAGCCTGACGTCATCGACAAGGCCGAGAATCGCCGCCGCTTTGCCGACGCCATGCGCAAAATCGGCTTGTCGGTCTGTCGCGGAGAAACCGTCCACAACCTCGACGAAGCGCGGCGCGTGCAGCAAATGGTCGGTCTGCCGTGCATCGTGCGCCCCAGCTTCACGATGGGAGGCAGCGGCTCGTCGATCGCCTACAACCGTGAGGAGTTCGACAGTCTCGTCAGTTATGGCCTGGAATTGTCACCCATTCACGAGGTGCTGATCGAAGAATCGATCATCGGCTGGAAAGAGTACGAGATGGAGGTGATGCGCGACGTCGACGACAACGTCGTGATCATCTGCTCGATCGAAAACTTCGATCCGATGGGCGTACACACCGGCGACTCGATCACCGTCGCCCCGGCCCAGACGTTGTCGGACAAAGAATATCAGCGTATGCGCGATGCCTCGCTGGCCGTGATCCGCGAGATCGGCGTCGAAACCGGCGGCTCGAACATCCAGTTCGCCATCCATCCGCAGAATGGCCGAATGATCGTCGTCGAGATGAACCCGCGCGTCAGCCGCTCCAGCGCGCTGGCCAGCAAAGCAACCGGCTTTCCCATCGCGAAGATCGCGGCCAAGCTGGCCGTGGGCTACCGGCTGCACGAGCTGCCCAACGATATCACTCGCGAGACGATGGCCTGCTTCGAGCCCACGATCGACTACGTAGTCACGAAAATCCCTCGCTTCGCCTTCGAAAAATTCCCCGAGGCCAATTCCACGCTGACCACGCAGATGAAAAGCGTCGGCGAGACAATGGCGATCGGCCGTACGTTCAAGGAATCGTTCCAAAAGGCGCTGCGCGGGCTGGAAGTCGGCAGCTTCGGCTTCGGCTGCGACAGCAAGGACCTGTGGGGGACAGTGCAGCAGCCCACGCCGGAAGAAATTCGGGCCAAGCTCTCCATCCCCAATCCCGACCGCGTCTGGTATCTGCGCTACGCCATCAAAGAGGGCATGACCGTCGAAGAAATTTACGACCTGACGGGCATCGACCCCTGGTTCTTGGATAACCTGCACGGAATCGTCGAACTGGAAGACGAACTGCGCAGCCGCGGGTCGCTGGAAAATGTCGACGACGCGTTGCTACGAACCGTGAAGCGAGCAGGCTTCTCGGATCGGCAGTTGAGCACGATCCTCGGCACGAGCGAAGGGGACGTCCGCGCCGATCGAAAGCGACGCGGCATCGTGGCCACCTTCAAATCGGTCGATACCTGCGCCGCCGAGTTCGAAGCCTATACGCCGTACTATTACTCGACCTACGAGGACGAGGACGAAACGCCTGCCAAACGACGCGGTACGAAGCGGATCATGGTTTTGGGAGGTGGCCCGAATCGTATCGGACAAGGAATCGAATTCGACTACTGCTGCTGCCACGCCAGCTATGCTCTCAAAGAGCTCGGCATCGAGTCGATCATGGTCAACTCGAATCCCGAGACGGTCAGCACCGACTACGACACCAGCGACATGCTGTTCTTCGAGCCGCTGACGACCGAGGACGTGCTCAATATTTGCGACCGCGTGCAACCGGATGGAGTGATCGTGCAGTTCGGCGGGCAGACACCGCTAAACCTGGCCCGCGCCCTGGCCAGTTGCGGCGTGCCGATCATCGGCACCAGCGTCGACACGATCGAGGATGCCGAGGACCGCGAGAAATTCCAGCGGTTGCTACACCGGCTCGATCTTCGGCAGCCGGCTAACGCCATCGCTCGCACGATGGACGAGGCCCGCGTCGAGGCCGGCAAAGTCGGCTTCCCGGCCTTGGTACGCCCCAGCTATGTGTTGGGAGGCCGAGCCATGGAAATCTGCTACGACCAGGCCCAGTTCGAGCGCTTCGTCGCCGAGGCGTTCATTGTCGCGCAGGGGCAGCCGGTGCTGATCGACCGCTTTCTCGAGGATGCTATCGAAGTCGATGTGGACGCCATCGCCGACGGAGAACGGACGATCGTGGCCGGCATCATGGAACACATCGAAGAGGCGGGGGTCCATTCCGGCGATTCGGCCTGCGCCCTGCCGGCATATAGCTTGCCTGGCCCCGTGCTGGCGGAAATCCGCGAGGCGACGCAAAGACTAGCGCGGCAGATGCAGGTCAAAGGGCTGATGAATATTCAGTTCGCGGTGAAAAAGGAAGACAACCGCCTGAATATCTACGTGCTGGAAGTCAATCCGCGTGCCAGCCGCACGGTGCCGTTCGTCTCGAAGGCGACCGGCATGCCGCTGGCCAAGGTGGCGGCCAAGATCATGGCGGGGGTTACGCTGGCCGAGCAAGGTTATGAATCCGACCCGATTCCCAGCCACGTTTCGGTAAAAGAGAGCGTCTTCCCCTTCATCAAGTTCTCGGGGGTCGACATCGTGCTCGGTCCCGAGATGCGTTCCACCGGCGAAGTGATGGGGATCAGCGATCGATTTTCGATCGCTTTCGCCAAAAGCCAGTTGGCAGCCGGTGTGCTGCTGCCGCGCGAAGGGACGATTTTCCTCAGCCTCACAACTCGCACCAAGCGATACGTTAAGCCGATCGGCGAAAAGTTGACGTCGCTGGGTTTCCAAATCGTGGCCACCGCGGGCACGGCCCGTACGTTGGAAGAAAACGGCATACCGGTCAAGATCGTGAAAAAGCTGCAGGAAGGACATCCGAACCTGCTCGACTTTTTGATCGACGGACAAATCCAGTTGATCATCAACACGCCCAGCGGCAAGGGAGCCAGGACCGACGAAGGTCGCATTCGCGCGGCCGCCGTGGCCCACGGCGTTCCGTGCATCACGACGATTCCCGCGGCCGAGGCCGCGCTGCGTGCGATGGAAGCGCTGCGCGACGAGAGTCTGACGGTACAGGCACTGCAGGATCGCTTCCCGGCAGTAGCCAAAGAAGTTTAG
- a CDS encoding PVC-type heme-binding CxxCH protein has translation MPRLRLLLLTILLSHLAIALLPAAAVAQRTPEEELKSLSVPEGLELSLFASEPLITNPAAIDVDTHGRVWVAEIQWYRAAAKQPPADKIKVLEDTDGDGRADRVVVFAEGLFCPMSICVAGSKVYVATSPDLWVYEDKDGDLRADGPPTKVLTGFKGQNHDHGAHSLVLGPDHKWWMSHGDAGFDVTAADGSHVEYKWGAVLRGELDGSKLEMVAKNFRNPYEVCVSSFGESYLSDNDNDGNFSVRICWLLEGGNYGWFGHPPARVPRDTPFGEHWHFRGHVPGFVPATLVTGFGSPCGICFYEGDALGPRFKNSPLHTDAGPREVRHYPFEKSGAGMRADNEVIISSKEDKYFRPDDICTAPDGSLYISDWYDGGVGGHAYNNPDQGRIFRLRPAGKKLTRIAKPGPYADMAEAIEGLKNPNLATQFLARERLLAGGQDAVTTLAPLLADEDPNYRARALWVLDRIGGEARQKVVAELKNSSGRARALAVRILRRHGEEYRPQILPLADDLDIEVRREVLLGLAHWNGVEVDAALLKLATAYDGTDRYLLEAINIAAVGRQKELVKALADAGRISFDNIDLIQALEPDAAARFVIRALKQGPLETAARGRQLTRLSTIPSLDAAEAVLSAATDHAASSESRQEALAAIGRNLDDDWKDLAERPEFISAIAQLLAEPSSRASTITLIDKHGLKRFGGMLLVVAHTADASADIRGQALAAAARLHTEGAVAACESLLTAKDEALRTRAVKSLVDLQAWSPIKKLVLAADTPPQLKTLALEKTSDTVAGSLVLLRLIDEGNLSEEMRKAVLARTTRHVDVGIRALYERFIPEADRPQRLGAAFKPEDILALTGDDNRGRSIFFKSSAARCKSCHQINGFGTQIGPDLSQIGKKYERRALLETILEPSKAIAPEFVVNLVETSGGEVHAGFIVEQTEKELVLKNVEGKSIRVPKGDVVTTQPQKQSMMPELVLQDITAQDAADLLAFLASLTNTPSAPAGE, from the coding sequence ATGCCCCGACTTCGACTCCTTTTGCTGACAATTCTCCTTTCGCATCTGGCAATCGCCCTTCTGCCTGCCGCGGCGGTGGCGCAGCGTACGCCCGAGGAGGAGTTGAAGTCGCTCTCAGTGCCTGAGGGGCTTGAACTCTCGCTGTTTGCCAGCGAACCGCTGATCACGAACCCTGCGGCGATCGACGTCGATACGCACGGCCGAGTCTGGGTCGCCGAGATCCAGTGGTATCGCGCCGCGGCGAAGCAGCCCCCCGCCGACAAAATCAAAGTCCTGGAAGACACCGACGGCGATGGCCGCGCCGATCGAGTGGTGGTCTTCGCCGAGGGATTGTTCTGCCCAATGAGCATTTGCGTGGCCGGCAGCAAGGTTTATGTCGCCACGAGCCCCGATCTGTGGGTTTACGAAGATAAGGATGGCGACCTGCGAGCTGACGGTCCGCCGACAAAGGTCCTCACCGGCTTCAAGGGACAGAACCACGACCACGGGGCGCATAGCCTGGTGCTGGGTCCGGATCACAAGTGGTGGATGTCGCACGGCGATGCCGGCTTCGACGTAACGGCCGCCGATGGCAGCCACGTCGAATACAAATGGGGCGCCGTGCTGCGCGGCGAACTCGACGGCAGCAAGCTGGAAATGGTCGCGAAGAACTTTCGCAACCCGTACGAGGTCTGCGTCAGCTCGTTCGGCGAATCGTATCTCAGCGACAACGATAACGACGGTAACTTCAGCGTGCGGATTTGTTGGCTGCTGGAAGGGGGCAACTACGGCTGGTTCGGCCACCCTCCCGCGCGTGTGCCGCGCGACACTCCCTTCGGAGAGCATTGGCATTTCCGAGGGCATGTCCCCGGCTTTGTGCCGGCCACACTCGTCACCGGCTTCGGCTCGCCATGCGGTATCTGCTTTTATGAAGGAGATGCACTGGGACCACGTTTTAAGAATTCGCCCCTGCATACCGATGCCGGGCCGCGCGAAGTCCGCCACTATCCTTTCGAAAAGTCCGGCGCCGGGATGCGCGCCGACAACGAAGTCATCATCTCGAGCAAAGAGGACAAGTATTTTCGCCCTGATGATATCTGCACCGCTCCCGATGGCAGCTTGTACATCTCGGACTGGTACGATGGCGGCGTCGGCGGTCACGCTTACAACAATCCCGATCAGGGACGCATTTTTCGATTGCGGCCTGCCGGCAAGAAGCTCACACGGATTGCCAAGCCAGGCCCTTACGCTGATATGGCCGAAGCGATCGAAGGCCTGAAGAATCCGAACCTGGCAACGCAGTTCCTGGCGCGCGAGCGGCTATTGGCCGGCGGTCAAGACGCCGTGACGACGCTCGCCCCGCTGCTGGCGGATGAAGACCCCAACTATCGCGCTCGCGCCCTGTGGGTGCTCGATCGCATCGGCGGCGAGGCTCGTCAAAAGGTGGTCGCTGAACTTAAGAACTCCTCGGGCCGCGCGCGAGCCTTGGCCGTCCGAATCCTGCGCCGGCACGGCGAGGAGTATCGTCCGCAGATTCTGCCGCTGGCCGATGATCTCGACATCGAGGTCCGCCGCGAAGTTTTGCTCGGCTTGGCACACTGGAACGGCGTCGAAGTCGACGCGGCGCTACTCAAGCTGGCCACGGCCTACGACGGTACAGACCGGTACCTGCTCGAGGCAATCAATATCGCGGCCGTTGGTCGGCAGAAGGAACTTGTCAAAGCGCTTGCCGACGCCGGCCGCATTTCGTTCGATAACATCGACCTGATCCAAGCGCTCGAACCGGATGCTGCAGCCCGGTTCGTGATCCGCGCGCTTAAGCAAGGTCCATTGGAAACCGCGGCGCGAGGTCGACAGCTGACGCGTTTAAGCACGATCCCCTCGCTCGATGCCGCCGAAGCGGTGCTCAGCGCAGCGACCGACCACGCGGCCTCCAGCGAGTCACGGCAAGAAGCGCTGGCCGCGATCGGGCGCAACCTGGACGACGATTGGAAGGATCTCGCCGAGCGTCCGGAGTTCATCTCCGCCATCGCGCAATTGCTGGCCGAGCCGAGTTCGCGAGCGTCGACGATCACGCTGATCGACAAACACGGCTTGAAGCGATTCGGTGGGATGTTGCTGGTTGTCGCCCACACGGCCGATGCCTCGGCAGACATTCGCGGTCAGGCTCTGGCTGCCGCGGCGCGATTGCACACCGAGGGAGCCGTGGCAGCCTGCGAATCACTGCTGACGGCCAAGGACGAAGCGTTGCGGACTCGCGCCGTGAAGAGCCTGGTCGACCTGCAAGCTTGGAGCCCTATCAAAAAATTGGTGTTGGCCGCGGACACGCCCCCACAGCTCAAGACATTGGCGCTAGAGAAAACCAGTGACACCGTGGCTGGCTCGCTGGTCCTGCTACGTTTGATCGACGAAGGAAACCTATCGGAAGAAATGCGCAAAGCTGTACTCGCGCGCACGACGCGTCATGTCGACGTCGGCATTCGAGCTCTCTACGAGCGTTTCATTCCAGAAGCAGATCGTCCCCAGCGCCTGGGCGCGGCCTTCAAACCGGAAGACATCCTCGCACTGACAGGGGACGACAACCGCGGCCGTTCGATTTTCTTCAAAAGCTCGGCCGCGCGTTGCAAATCGTGCCATCAGATCAACGGCTTTGGAACGCAGATCGGACCCGACCTGAGCCAGATCGGCAAAAAATATGAGCGCCGGGCTCTACTCGAAACAATCCTCGAACCGTCTAAGGCCATCGCGCCGGAGTTTGTCGTGAACCTAGTCGAGACTTCCGGCGGCGAAGTGCATGCAGGCTTCATTGTCGAGCAGACCGAAAAAGAGCTCGTGCTAAAGAACGTCGAAGGCAAGTCGATTCGTGTACCCAAAGGCGACGTGGTCACGACGCAACCGCAGAAGCAGTCGATGATGCCTGAGCTAGTGCTGCAGGACATCACAGCGCAGGACGCCGCCGATCTGCTGGCCTTCCTGGCCTCGCTGACGAATACCCCCTCCGCGCCGGCAGGGGAATAG